A genomic region of Dreissena polymorpha isolate Duluth1 chromosome 4, UMN_Dpol_1.0, whole genome shotgun sequence contains the following coding sequences:
- the LOC127880177 gene encoding protein adenylyltransferase SelO-like has product MLAFLKKRPFCPTPFSTVSNCVLKGSNNVNMDVILRCNKYLFSILLLITVISQTQCINSNNHVCAKYIYGHSNKTDNGFCVLKKNSNSKLIDWAKWKFAEHQLLKSYFPVDTERKNFVRQVPRAVFSFVRPTPLKKNPRLSAVSADVLRDILDLDMDTVNDPDFLRFLHGDLTVPNESLLAHRYGGHQFGHWSGQLGDGRAIMLGEYENQAGERWELQLKGSGLTPYSRRGDGRAVVRSSVREFLCSEAMHALGIPTSRAGSLVVSDDPVVRDQFYDGHVKTEKAAIVLRLAPSWLRIGSLEILAINEETEILHNMVNFIIEHYFKFINSSDKGSILVFFQEVVRKTAEMIAMWQSVGFTHGVCNTDNFSILSLTIDYGPFGFMESYDPGFVPNTSDDEGLYRYEKQPDVGWFNLNKLRLALQPLMSEEEKTIASMLLGGYADIYKSKYMELFMIKLGFENKHTYTESDEKLVAVLLKIMQDTKADFTMSFRELSEIRLSELETFPFNASMSQQYWALPRLENHELFGEWLKLYQQKLTESDIKDEKRRKVMMMTNPRYILRNWIAQVVIKQTENGNFDEIHEVLSILRDPYKYNVIAEKKGFAGPPPEWSRLLKVSCSS; this is encoded by the exons ATGTTGGCCTTTCTAAAAAAGAGACCGTTTTGTCCTACACCGTTTAGCACGGTTTCAAATTGTGTACTCAAGGGGAGTAATAATGTTAACATGGATGTCATACTCAGatgtaacaaatatttattttcgatTTTGTTGCTAATCACCGTTATAAGTCAAACACAGTGCATAAACAGTAATAATCACGTCTGTGCAAAATATATATACGGTCATTCGAATAAAACCGACAATGGTTTCTGcgtgttaaaaaaaaactcaaattcaaAATTAATTGACTGGGCCAAATGGAAGTTTGCAGAACACCAGCTCTTGAAAAGTTATTTTCCTGTCGATACTGAAAGAAAGAATTTTGTCAGACAAGTTCCAAGAGCTGTATTTTCATTTGTTCGTCCCACTCCATTGAAGAAAAATCCTCGACTTTCAGCTGTTAGTGCTGATGTATTGAGGGACATATTGGATCTCGATATGGATACAGTGAACGATCCAGACTTCCTGAGGTTCCTTCACGGCGATCTGACAGTGCCCAACGAATCTTTGTTGGCGCATAG GTATGGTGGTCATCAGTTCGGTCACTGGTCAGGTCAGCTGGGAGATGGTAGAGCTATCATGTTGGGGGAGTATGAGAATCAAGCCGGTGAGAGGTGGGAGCTGCAGCTGAAGGGCTCTGGTCTGACCCCATATTCCCGCAGAGGGGATGGCAGAGCGGTTGTACGGTCCTCTGTCAGAGAGTTCTTGTGCAGCGAAGCAATGCATGCTCTGG GAATTCCTACATCCAGAGCAGGGAGTCTAGTTGTCAGTGATGACCCAGTTGTAAGGGACCAGTTCTATGATGGTCATGTGAAAACTGAAAAGGCAGCCATTGTTTTACGACTTGCCCCTTCCTGGCTTAGGATTGGATCCTTGGAAATTCTTGCTATAAATGAAGAAACTGAAATTTTACATAACATGGTTAACTTTATAATTGAACACTACTTCAAGTTTATAAACTCAAGTGATAAAGGCagcattttagtattttttcaagAGGTTGTTAGGAAGACTGCAGAAATGATAGCAATGTGGCAAAGTGTGGGATTCACACATGGCGTTTGTAACACTGACAATTTTAGTATTTTGTCACTGACTATTGATTATGGACCCTTTGGTTTCATGGAAAGCTACGACCCAGGGTTTGTCCCTAACACATCAGACGATGAAGGTCTGTATAGGTATGAAAAACAACCAGATGTTGGCTggtttaatttaaacaaactacgACTTGCTCTGCAGCCATTGATGAGTGAAGAAGAGAAAACGATTGCCTCAATGTTACTCGGTGGCTATGCAGATATTTACAAGTCCAAATACATGGAACTGTTTATGATAAAGCTCGGTTTTGAAAATAAGCATACTTATACAGAAAGTGATGAAAAGCTTGTGGCTGTGTTGCTTAAAATTATGCAGGATACAAAGGCAGACTTTACCATGAGTTTCAGGGAGTTGTCGGAAATCAGATTGTCAGAGTTAGAAACGTTTCCATTCAACGCTAGCATGTCCCAACAGTATTGGGCCTTACCTCGGCTTGAAAACCATGAATTGTTTGGGGAGTGGCTTAAATTGTATCAACAGAAACTGACTGAAAGTGATATTAAAGATGAGAAAAGACGaaaggtgatgatgatgacaaatcCGAGATACATTCTAAGGAACTGGATTGCTCAGGTTGTAATAAAGCAGACAGAAAATGGTAATTTTGATGAGATACATGAGGTTTTAAGCATCCTTAGGGACCCTTACAAATATAATGTGATAGCAGAGAAGAAAGGATTTGCTGGCCCACCTCCAGAATGGTCAAGACTCTTGAAAGTTAGTTGCTCATCATAG
- the LOC127880203 gene encoding high mobility group protein B1-like has protein sequence MPKKEGKPRGRMSSYAFFVQCCREEHKKKHPAENVVFAEFTKKCASKWKEMTPKEKKRFEDMAEQDKSRYEKEMTNYVPSSSPTGKGKKRTKDPNAPKRALSAFFVFCGEERSKVKAKHPEWSVGDIAKELGKKWEAVTDRSKYEKQAAKDRERYEKEMAAYRGGGGGGASPAKKAKPAPKKKVEESEEEEEEEEEEEEEEEDDE, from the exons ATGCCTAAAAAGGAAGGGAAACCAAGGGGTCGTATGTCCTCGTATGCCTTTTTCGTGCAATGCTGCAGAGAAGAACACAAGAAGAAGCATCCAGCAGAGAATGTGGTGTTTGCAGAATTTACAAAAAAGTGTGCTTCTAAGTGGAAG GAGATGACACCAAAGGAGAAGAAGCGCTTCGAGGATATGGCTGAGCAAGACAAATCACGCTATGAAAAGGAGATGACTAACTATGTCCCATCATCCTCACCAACTGGCAAAGGCAAGAAGCGGACCAAGGACCCAAATGCTCCCAAGAGAGCTCT GTCTGCTTTCTTCGTATTCTGTGGCGAGGAACGTTCTAAGGTAAAGGCCAAGCACCCAGAGTGGAGCGTAGGTGATATTGCTAAGGAACTGGGCAAGAAATGGGAGGCTGTCACAGACAGGAGCAAGTATGAGAAACAAGCAGCCAAGGACCGAGAACGTTATGAAAAG GAAATGGCAGCTTACCGAGGGGGTGGAGGTGGTGGCGCAAGCCCAGCCAAGAAGGCTAAGCCTGCTCCTAAGAAGAAGGTAGAGGAGAGTGAGgaagaggaggaagaagaagaggaggaggaggaggaggaagaggatgatGAGTAG
- the LOC127880204 gene encoding histone deacetylase complex subunit SAP30L-like: MNGVGVLEEGRSSSQRQVCCLIDCSYPCERTAGNASYSKRIQKTVQQRRLQLIRDDSVNHIYICNYHKDMIQNARMKRKRRDSEDNDGSPEGEEDIPEIDFFQMPVNTLRRYKRHYKLPARPGMNKAQLSDTVARHFKSIPVVEKEALTYFIYMAKNFKSRFDQKYSMDLSN; the protein is encoded by the exons ATGAATGGGGTTGGAGTGTTAGAGGAGGGAAGAAGTTCAAGCCAACGACAGGTGTGCTGCCTAATTGACTGCTCCTACCCCTGCGAACGCACTGCAGGCAACGCTAGCTACAGCAAGCGCATCCAGAAGACTGTGCAACAGAGGCGACTGCAGCTCATCAGAGACGATAGT GTGAACCACATTTACATTTGCAACTACCACAAGGATATGATCCAAAACGCAAGGATGAAGCGTAAACGTCGTGACAGCGAAGATAACGATGGGTCTCCAGAAGGGGAAGAAGATATTCCAGAG ATTGATTTCTTCCAAATGCCTGTGAACACTTTACGTCGGTACAAGCGTCACTACAAATTACCAGCCCGACCGGGTATGAACAAGGCACAGCTGTCTGAT ACGGTTGCAAGGCATTTCAAGTCCATTCCGGTGGTAGAGAAAGAAGCATTGACTTATTTTATATACATGGCCAAAAACTTTAAAAGTCGCTTTGATCAGAAGTATAGTATGGATCTGTCAAACTGA